In a single window of the Niabella ginsenosidivorans genome:
- a CDS encoding PDDEXK nuclease domain-containing protein: MNHFKQLITVIEQTHRLLQAQAAGAVNQALTIRNWLIGYYIVEFEQKGNERATYGQQLLNKIAATVKINGFSSTNLKLFRQFYLAYPQISQTVSDQLKTLFYIESQPIAISQTVSDQLQALLMAKQNSNASGKTSVIAVPPEKIISRLSFSHLTELIKIEDPLKRSFYEIECIKGTWGVRQLKRQINSMYFERSGLSGQPAKLARLVQEKTTPQTPVDIIKNIYAFEFLNISLKPVVEESDLETALLDNLQEFIIELGNGFCFEARQKRILIGENYYFIDLVFYHRILKCHVLIELKIGAFEHGDIGQLNTYLNYFKQEISEQQDNPPVGILLVAEKDHALVKYATAGMDENLFVQKYLIRLPDKEQLEDHIKKELKKLQ; encoded by the coding sequence ATGAACCATTTCAAACAATTAATAACAGTTATTGAGCAAACGCACCGGTTGCTACAGGCTCAGGCCGCAGGTGCTGTAAACCAGGCACTGACAATAAGGAACTGGTTGATTGGCTATTATATTGTTGAATTTGAACAAAAAGGTAATGAGCGTGCTACCTATGGACAACAGCTTCTTAACAAAATAGCCGCAACAGTAAAGATCAATGGCTTTTCTTCAACCAATCTTAAATTATTCCGGCAGTTTTATCTGGCCTATCCCCAAATAAGCCAGACAGTGTCTGACCAATTAAAAACACTTTTTTATATTGAAAGCCAGCCAATTGCAATTAGTCAGACAGTGTCTGACCAATTGCAAGCACTACTGATGGCAAAGCAGAATAGCAACGCTTCCGGTAAGACATCCGTTATAGCAGTACCTCCGGAAAAAATTATCAGCAGATTGTCTTTTTCACATTTAACAGAACTCATCAAAATTGAAGATCCTTTGAAACGCAGCTTTTATGAGATAGAATGTATAAAAGGCACATGGGGCGTGAGGCAATTAAAACGCCAAATCAATAGTATGTATTTTGAACGTAGCGGCTTATCCGGACAACCAGCGAAGCTGGCCCGGTTGGTTCAGGAAAAAACAACGCCTCAAACACCTGTGGATATTATTAAAAATATTTATGCTTTTGAATTCTTGAATATCAGCCTAAAACCGGTTGTAGAAGAATCGGACCTGGAAACAGCCTTGCTTGATAACCTACAGGAATTTATTATTGAGTTAGGCAATGGCTTTTGCTTTGAAGCAAGGCAGAAACGCATTTTAATTGGTGAAAATTACTATTTTATTGATCTTGTTTTTTATCACCGTATCCTTAAGTGCCATGTACTGATAGAATTAAAAATCGGCGCTTTTGAACACGGAGATATCGGGCAGTTAAATACTTACCTGAATTACTTTAAACAGGAAATCAGCGAGCAGCAGGACAACCCTCCTGTAGGCATCTTATTAGTGGCAGAAAAAGATCATGCCCTTGTAAAATATGCCACAGCGGGGATGGATGAAAATCTTTTTGTTCAAAAATACCTGATCCGGTTACCTGATAAAGAACAACTGGAAGATCACATTAAAAAGGAACTAAAAAAGTTGCAATGA
- a CDS encoding Rossmann-fold NAD(P)-binding domain-containing protein, with protein MALLKTKNFISANDVTDINALVAKALGYKSDPFKDKTMGAGKRIGCLFLNPSMRTRLSTQIAAQNLGMEPIVFNVGAEGWQLEFEEEAIMSGSTSEHVKDAAPIMGKYFDILAIRTFPSLANKEDDYSELYVNQFIRYSGIPVLSLETATLHPLQSLTDVITIKETFKENRKPKVVLTWAPHVKPLPQCVANSFSQWMNAWGEVDFVITHPEDYELDPGFSGNATITHHQDEALKDADYVYVKNWSTYTDYAKIYNNDPSWMLTLDKLSATNNAKVMHCLPVRRNVELSDEVLDSPHSIVTQEAGNRIWAAQAVLSEMLGQLTS; from the coding sequence ATGGCTCTTTTAAAAACAAAAAATTTCATCAGCGCTAATGATGTAACCGATATTAATGCATTGGTGGCAAAGGCGCTCGGCTATAAATCCGATCCGTTTAAAGACAAAACGATGGGGGCGGGAAAAAGGATCGGCTGTTTGTTTTTAAATCCCAGTATGCGTACCCGCCTGAGCACCCAGATAGCTGCCCAGAACCTGGGTATGGAGCCTATTGTGTTCAATGTAGGCGCAGAAGGGTGGCAACTGGAGTTTGAAGAAGAAGCCATTATGAGCGGCTCTACTTCAGAACATGTAAAAGATGCGGCGCCTATTATGGGAAAATATTTCGACATCCTGGCCATCCGCACATTCCCCTCGCTGGCCAATAAGGAAGATGATTACAGTGAGCTGTATGTGAACCAGTTCATCAGATACTCCGGCATACCGGTGCTCAGTCTTGAAACCGCTACCCTGCACCCGCTGCAGAGCCTTACAGACGTTATCACCATAAAAGAAACTTTTAAGGAAAACAGGAAGCCCAAAGTGGTGCTTACCTGGGCGCCACATGTAAAGCCGCTGCCGCAATGTGTGGCCAACAGCTTTTCCCAATGGATGAATGCATGGGGTGAAGTAGATTTTGTCATCACCCATCCCGAAGATTATGAGCTGGATCCCGGGTTTTCCGGGAATGCAACCATTACGCATCACCAGGACGAAGCATTGAAAGATGCGGATTACGTATATGTAAAGAACTGGAGCACTTATACAGACTATGCCAAAATTTATAATAACGATCCTTCCTGGATGCTGACGCTGGACAAGTTATCAGCTACCAATAACGCTAAAGTAATGCACTGCCTGCCTGTGCGGAGAAACGTGGAGCTCAGCGATGAGGTACTGGACAGCCCCCACAGTATTGTAACACAGGAAGCCGGTAACCGCATATGGGCCGCCCAGGCGGTGTTAAGTGAAATGCTTGGTCAACTGACCTCCTAA
- a CDS encoding aspartate aminotransferase family protein, producing MNLFDVYPLNDVTIVKAKGSYVWDDQGNQYLDLYGGHAVISIGHTHPHWVKRIEEQLEKISFYSNSIQIPLQKELAGKLGTISGKEDYQLFLCNSGAEANENALKLASFHNGRKKVVAFTKAFHGRTSLAVSVTDNKNYVAPVNETDNVAFLPFNDEEALEDYFTRHGKEISSVIIEGIQGVGGINVASESFLKLIRTLCDKYGAVYIADSVQCGYGRSGKFFSHDFAGVNADIYSMAKGMGNGFPVAGIIIAPHIKPKHFQLGTTFGGNHLACAAALAVLEVIREEKLLGNATMVGKYLREQLAAIPEIKNVRGRGLMIGFDVPEELGPLKKNLLAHQKIFTGEAKPNVIRLLPSLALKKKDAEEFIDALKEEIAAIHETA from the coding sequence ATGAATTTATTTGATGTCTATCCCTTAAACGATGTTACTATTGTAAAGGCAAAGGGATCCTATGTTTGGGATGATCAGGGCAACCAGTACCTGGATCTTTATGGCGGCCACGCTGTGATCAGCATCGGGCACACACATCCCCATTGGGTAAAACGAATTGAGGAGCAGCTGGAAAAAATTTCCTTCTACTCCAATTCCATACAGATCCCCTTACAAAAGGAGCTGGCCGGCAAGCTGGGTACCATTTCCGGGAAAGAAGATTACCAGCTGTTTCTTTGCAACTCAGGTGCCGAGGCCAATGAGAACGCATTAAAGCTGGCTTCCTTTCATAACGGGCGTAAAAAGGTGGTGGCTTTTACAAAAGCCTTTCATGGAAGAACCTCCCTGGCGGTTTCGGTAACAGATAATAAAAATTATGTTGCGCCGGTGAATGAAACGGACAATGTGGCATTCCTTCCGTTTAACGATGAAGAAGCACTGGAGGACTATTTCACCCGGCACGGCAAAGAGATCTCTTCCGTGATCATAGAAGGCATCCAGGGCGTTGGCGGTATCAACGTGGCCAGCGAATCCTTCCTGAAACTGATCCGTACCCTGTGCGACAAATACGGAGCCGTCTATATTGCAGACAGCGTTCAGTGCGGTTATGGCCGCAGCGGCAAATTTTTCAGTCACGATTTTGCCGGCGTAAACGCAGATATTTACAGCATGGCCAAAGGAATGGGTAATGGGTTCCCGGTGGCAGGCATCATCATTGCCCCGCACATAAAACCCAAACATTTCCAACTGGGAACCACATTTGGCGGCAACCACCTTGCCTGTGCTGCGGCACTGGCGGTGCTGGAAGTGATCCGCGAAGAGAAACTGCTGGGCAATGCCACTATGGTAGGAAAATACCTGCGTGAGCAGTTAGCCGCTATTCCTGAAATAAAAAATGTCAGAGGCCGGGGGCTGATGATCGGGTTCGATGTTCCGGAAGAACTGGGGCCATTAAAGAAAAATCTTTTAGCGCATCAGAAAATTTTTACAGGAGAAGCCAAGCCCAACGTTATTCGCCTGCTTCCGTCGCTTGCGTTAAAAAAGAAAGACGCAGAAGAGTTCATTGACGCGCTGAAAGAGGAGATTGCTGCAATTCATGAAACAGCATAA
- a CDS encoding rhodanese-like domain-containing protein — MKSFSLSGFLNAAENAVILDIRDTERFKKGFIPGSIHVPLQAKQFGEWATAVLDHSESLLLVIEPGEEQTAEKELIALGFSVEGYLEGGFNTYKNADKPVDMIVDVEADELIMDIPFDEHLVVIDVRKPIEFAEGHLKDAINLPLNEIGDPVKIATIEENDNLYLHCGGGTRSVIAASVLKKQGVHNLHNVAGGWKKIKEEPRAEIVKEPGMLN; from the coding sequence ATGAAAAGTTTTAGCCTGAGCGGATTTTTAAATGCAGCCGAAAATGCGGTTATTTTAGATATAAGAGATACAGAGCGCTTTAAAAAAGGATTTATCCCCGGGAGCATTCATGTGCCCCTGCAGGCAAAGCAGTTCGGAGAATGGGCCACCGCGGTGCTGGACCATTCAGAGAGCCTGCTGCTGGTTATTGAACCCGGGGAAGAGCAGACTGCTGAAAAAGAACTGATTGCATTGGGGTTCTCTGTTGAAGGATACCTGGAAGGAGGATTTAACACCTACAAAAATGCGGACAAGCCCGTTGATATGATCGTTGACGTGGAGGCCGATGAACTGATCATGGATATTCCCTTTGACGAACACCTGGTAGTAATAGATGTGCGCAAACCCATTGAATTTGCCGAAGGGCATTTAAAAGATGCCATAAACCTGCCGTTAAATGAGATCGGCGACCCCGTTAAAATTGCCACTATAGAAGAAAATGACAACCTGTACCTGCATTGCGGCGGTGGTACGCGTAGTGTGATTGCTGCTTCTGTTTTAAAGAAACAGGGAGTCCACAACCTGCACAACGTGGCTGGTGGCTGGAAAAAAATAAAAGAAGAACCCAGGGCGGAAATCGTAAAAGAGCCCGGAATGCTGAATTAG
- a CDS encoding ArsR/SmtB family transcription factor: MSNYQISFTLKKEENSHITVDTLNVKKAALILRAFNHKLRQQILKLIDTHDKITVTEIYVKLRIEQSVASQHLAILRKAEFVNTERDGKFIYYTVNTDRMKDLNQFVSDLLA; this comes from the coding sequence ATGAGTAATTACCAAATTTCCTTTACCCTCAAAAAGGAGGAAAACAGCCATATAACGGTTGATACCCTCAATGTAAAAAAAGCCGCCCTAATCCTCAGAGCCTTTAACCACAAATTAAGACAACAGATCCTGAAGCTGATTGATACCCACGACAAGATTACGGTTACAGAAATATATGTAAAGCTTCGGATAGAACAGTCTGTTGCCTCTCAACATCTTGCTATTCTGAGAAAAGCTGAATTTGTGAATACAGAGCGCGACGGTAAGTTTATCTATTACACGGTAAATACAGACCGTATGAAGGACCTGAATCAGTTTGTATCCGATTTGCTGGCATAA
- the tsaB gene encoding tRNA (adenosine(37)-N6)-threonylcarbamoyltransferase complex dimerization subunit type 1 TsaB translates to MALILNIDTAVEQASLCLADDERVIASAENNIAHTHATWIHTAVKELFNTAQLSMHAINAIAVSNGPGSYTGLRIGLATAKGLCFSLNKPLICLDTLEIMANAVKNEAKDLICPVIDARRMEIYTALYKKDLTRIAPPSAMTVDPNSFGAMLENNQLLFTGNATTKLKQVLKHSNAIFSEKTYTASNMPALSLKHYKQRIFADLSYVEPFYLKAVYFNKV, encoded by the coding sequence ATGGCGCTGATTTTAAATATTGATACTGCTGTGGAGCAGGCATCTTTATGCCTTGCTGATGATGAAAGGGTGATTGCATCTGCCGAAAACAATATTGCCCATACGCATGCCACCTGGATCCATACTGCTGTAAAAGAGCTTTTTAATACCGCTCAGCTATCAATGCATGCTATCAACGCTATTGCAGTGAGCAATGGTCCGGGCTCCTATACAGGGCTCAGGATCGGGCTGGCAACAGCCAAAGGTCTGTGCTTTTCCCTGAACAAACCGCTGATTTGTTTAGATACACTGGAAATAATGGCAAACGCTGTTAAAAATGAGGCAAAAGATCTTATCTGCCCTGTTATTGATGCAAGAAGAATGGAAATTTACACAGCATTGTATAAAAAGGATTTAACACGGATTGCTCCCCCATCGGCAATGACCGTAGATCCAAACAGTTTTGGCGCAATGCTGGAAAACAATCAGCTCCTCTTTACCGGCAATGCCACCACCAAATTAAAGCAGGTTCTAAAACACTCTAATGCAATCTTTAGCGAGAAAACATATACGGCCTCAAACATGCCCGCTTTATCGCTTAAGCACTATAAACAACGTATATTTGCAGACCTGTCTTACGTTGAGCCCTTTTATTTAAAAGCAGTATATTTTAACAAAGTTTAA
- a CDS encoding RidA family protein: MEKKILNTSKAPAPIGPYNQAVFAGDTLYISGQIPIDPQTGELNNKNLEAETHQCMVNLKAILEAAGLDFSHVVKATIFITDMNRFAEINTVYGQYFTTDFPARETVQVAALPKSVNVEISMIAVR; encoded by the coding sequence ATGGAAAAGAAAATTTTAAATACCTCAAAAGCCCCGGCGCCCATAGGGCCTTATAACCAGGCTGTGTTTGCAGGAGACACGCTTTATATATCCGGCCAGATCCCCATTGATCCCCAGACCGGTGAACTGAATAATAAGAACCTGGAAGCCGAAACCCACCAATGTATGGTGAACCTGAAAGCAATACTGGAAGCAGCGGGACTGGATTTTTCCCATGTGGTAAAAGCAACGATCTTTATTACGGATATGAACCGCTTTGCCGAGATCAATACTGTTTATGGTCAATATTTTACAACTGATTTTCCGGCCAGGGAAACCGTGCAGGTAGCCGCATTGCCCAAATCAGTAAATGTAGAGATCAGCATGATCGCAGTGCGGTAA
- a CDS encoding 2-oxoacid:acceptor oxidoreductase subunit alpha: protein MVRNQEVLQDVVIKFAGDSGDGMQLTGTQFTNNTALLGNDLSTFPDFPAEIRAPQGTLPGVSGFQLRFSSDSIYTPGDNYDVLVAMNAAALKANLGRLKKGGKIIVNTDGFDPKNLRLANYPDGENPIADDSLQNYEVIKMDVTKMTREALKDFTMGTKEKDRAKNMFVLGFLYWMYDRDMESTVDFLTEKFGKREDILDSNLKVLKAGYNYGETTEAFTTTYKVEKARMEPGTYRSITGNQALALGLIAASQKSGLPMFLGSYPITPASDILHELSRHKNFGIRTYQAEDEIAAISAAIGASYGGALGVTTTSGPGMALKTEAMGLAVMLEIPLVIIDVQRGGPSTGLPTKTEQSDLLQAYYGRNGECPMPVIAAASAADCFDAVYEAVKISVQHMVPVIFLSDGYIANGAEPWKFPQTDALHPIHVHFKTELGHHEDKFQPYERDENQVRPWVVPGTKGLEHRIGGIEKQNVTGNISYDPANHQLMVKIRQEKVDKIAEFIPEQKIDTGKPEGDVLVLGWGSTYGVIKSAVLELQAQGRSVSHAHLRHLRPFPKNLGELLRRFKTVLIPEINNGQLIKIIRDQFLVDAKGYHKIMGVPITRQELVEEIENYL, encoded by the coding sequence ATGGTTCGAAATCAGGAGGTGCTACAGGATGTAGTCATCAAATTTGCAGGAGACAGTGGTGATGGCATGCAGTTAACCGGAACGCAATTTACCAATAATACAGCCCTGTTAGGAAATGATCTTTCTACTTTTCCGGATTTTCCGGCAGAGATACGCGCCCCACAGGGTACTTTACCGGGTGTAAGCGGCTTTCAGCTGCGCTTTTCATCCGATAGCATTTATACCCCGGGCGATAACTATGATGTGCTTGTGGCTATGAATGCGGCTGCACTTAAAGCGAACCTTGGGCGGTTAAAAAAAGGAGGAAAGATCATTGTAAATACGGATGGTTTTGATCCGAAAAACCTGCGCCTGGCCAATTATCCGGATGGGGAGAATCCCATTGCAGATGACAGCTTACAGAATTATGAGGTCATTAAAATGGATGTGACCAAAATGACCCGGGAAGCCCTGAAGGATTTTACCATGGGCACCAAGGAGAAAGACCGCGCAAAAAATATGTTCGTGCTGGGCTTTTTATATTGGATGTATGATCGGGATATGGAAAGTACGGTCGACTTCCTGACCGAAAAATTCGGCAAGCGCGAGGATATACTGGACAGTAATCTGAAAGTGCTGAAGGCGGGCTATAATTATGGCGAAACCACCGAAGCGTTTACCACTACTTATAAAGTTGAAAAGGCGCGGATGGAACCTGGTACTTACCGTTCCATTACCGGTAACCAGGCACTGGCCCTGGGGCTGATAGCCGCATCCCAAAAAAGTGGTTTGCCAATGTTCCTGGGCTCTTACCCTATTACGCCCGCTTCCGATATTTTGCATGAGCTGAGCAGGCATAAGAATTTTGGGATCCGTACCTACCAGGCGGAGGATGAAATTGCCGCCATCAGCGCGGCCATCGGGGCTTCTTATGGAGGAGCGCTGGGGGTGACCACTACTTCCGGGCCGGGCATGGCATTAAAGACCGAAGCTATGGGGCTGGCCGTGATGCTGGAAATTCCGCTGGTGATCATTGATGTGCAGCGGGGTGGCCCTTCCACAGGGTTGCCAACAAAAACGGAGCAATCCGACCTGTTGCAGGCTTATTACGGACGGAACGGGGAGTGCCCGATGCCCGTGATTGCTGCAGCTTCTGCCGCCGATTGTTTTGACGCGGTTTATGAAGCGGTAAAGATCAGCGTGCAGCATATGGTGCCGGTGATCTTCTTAAGCGATGGGTATATTGCCAACGGCGCAGAGCCCTGGAAGTTCCCCCAAACGGACGCATTACATCCGATTCATGTACATTTTAAGACAGAGCTGGGTCATCATGAAGATAAATTTCAACCCTATGAACGTGATGAGAACCAGGTACGCCCATGGGTAGTGCCCGGCACCAAAGGGCTGGAGCATCGGATTGGTGGTATTGAAAAACAAAATGTTACAGGCAATATCAGCTATGACCCGGCCAATCACCAGTTGATGGTAAAGATCCGCCAGGAAAAAGTAGATAAGATTGCCGAATTTATCCCTGAGCAAAAAATAGACACCGGTAAACCGGAAGGAGATGTACTGGTTTTGGGCTGGGGATCCACCTATGGCGTTATAAAATCTGCCGTGCTGGAACTGCAGGCGCAGGGCAGATCCGTGAGCCATGCCCATTTGCGACATTTGCGGCCTTTCCCCAAAAACCTGGGCGAGCTGTTGCGCCGGTTTAAAACAGTACTGATTCCTGAAATCAACAACGGGCAGCTGATTAAGATCATCCGTGACCAGTTTCTGGTAGATGCGAAAGGGTATCATAAAATAATGGGCGTGCCCATTACCAGGCAGGAGCTGGTGGAAGAAATAGAGAACTATTTGTAG
- a CDS encoding AAA family ATPase → MDKPLLIVITGRPASGKSTLANLLSRKIKCPLLSRDALKEGYVNTIGLQHTELSDAAAAHIYTTFFDAIDLLISNNISLIVEAAFQQKRWAPKLSELANKATIKVIVCKTDPDLSKKRFLDRVAGDPERERFHGDSLSRLINDHSGLFTDSYEQLNLDVPTLEVDTTASYSPHFNSIVAFVSG, encoded by the coding sequence ATGGATAAACCCTTGCTGATTGTAATTACAGGCAGGCCCGCGTCCGGAAAATCTACATTAGCTAATTTACTTTCCCGTAAAATAAAATGCCCGCTTCTTTCCAGGGATGCGCTTAAGGAAGGGTATGTAAATACAATCGGCCTTCAGCATACTGAGTTAAGCGATGCTGCAGCAGCGCACATTTATACCACATTTTTTGATGCCATTGATTTGCTGATCTCAAATAATATTTCTTTAATTGTTGAAGCAGCCTTCCAGCAAAAACGATGGGCGCCTAAATTGTCAGAGCTGGCAAATAAAGCCACTATTAAAGTTATTGTATGCAAAACAGATCCGGATCTTTCAAAAAAGCGATTTTTAGACAGGGTAGCAGGTGACCCGGAAAGAGAAAGATTTCATGGAGACAGCTTATCGCGCTTGATCAATGACCACAGCGGGTTATTTACGGATTCCTATGAACAGCTAAATCTGGACGTGCCCACTTTAGAGGTTGACACTACAGCATCCTATTCACCTCACTTTAATAGTATCGTTGCCTTTGTCAGCGGCTAA
- a CDS encoding patatin-like phospholipase family protein, whose amino-acid sequence MNAPKKLTTGDFINSPKVIQNLQRLEAAFGAGGSRLVISDVLDKDGHQYVNLVQKGGGVLGVALLGYTYALEQMGIRFLRLAGTSAGAINTAMLAIIGKKEDPKSVKVLEAVAGLDFFDLVDGRPIAKWLTRKFITKRGFLNKLKAWWLGIGIFYTVLLVTTFVCLWLLPHNSPMLHFTQTLVIVLLVATLLLGGVVYYITRLLKRLKCSGYGINPGNFFYDWMKDQMQQHGVNTMEDLVNKATQPVPGMHLRTTNKQGTDQLSADVTFIASELITENKIEFPKMCNLFRPPSRINELHPAGLVRASMSIPFFFESYFIYGIPREDAAIKAAWLETFGLEFPPGEARFVDGGILSNFPVSIFYNPAIEVPRLPVFGIDLDDSDPADNSGDMGAWTFMGYLSRIFNTVRNYYDKDFQLKNKVYSKGIGTILLPEFNWLNFFITEEEKLALFEKGVAAAADFLLGFDWQSYKRDRSFMQSTLEQHSNRKGD is encoded by the coding sequence ATGAACGCCCCTAAAAAATTAACTACAGGTGATTTTATTAACAGCCCTAAAGTCATCCAAAACTTGCAAAGGCTGGAAGCTGCTTTTGGTGCCGGTGGGTCGCGACTGGTTATTTCCGATGTCCTGGATAAAGACGGCCATCAATATGTAAACCTTGTTCAGAAAGGCGGGGGGGTGCTGGGCGTGGCGCTTTTAGGGTATACTTATGCGCTGGAGCAGATGGGCATCCGCTTTCTGAGACTGGCCGGCACCAGTGCCGGTGCCATCAATACGGCGATGCTGGCAATAATCGGTAAAAAAGAAGATCCCAAATCTGTAAAAGTGCTGGAAGCCGTTGCCGGCCTTGATTTTTTTGACCTGGTGGATGGCAGGCCCATAGCCAAATGGCTAACCAGGAAGTTCATTACAAAACGGGGGTTTCTGAATAAACTGAAAGCGTGGTGGCTGGGTATCGGCATTTTTTATACGGTGCTGCTGGTAACTACATTTGTTTGCCTTTGGCTGCTGCCTCATAATAGCCCGATGCTGCATTTTACACAAACACTGGTAATTGTATTGCTGGTGGCCACCCTGCTGTTAGGCGGAGTTGTTTATTATATAACCAGATTACTAAAGCGGTTAAAGTGCAGCGGCTATGGCATTAACCCGGGCAATTTTTTTTATGACTGGATGAAGGACCAGATGCAGCAGCATGGTGTAAACACCATGGAAGACCTGGTAAATAAAGCTACACAACCTGTACCGGGAATGCACCTGAGAACCACCAACAAACAGGGAACGGACCAGCTAAGCGCGGATGTAACGTTCATTGCTTCAGAATTGATTACAGAAAACAAGATTGAGTTCCCCAAAATGTGCAACCTGTTCCGGCCACCTTCCCGGATCAACGAATTGCATCCTGCGGGGCTTGTAAGGGCGTCTATGTCGATCCCTTTTTTCTTTGAATCTTATTTTATCTATGGAATACCCCGGGAGGATGCCGCCATAAAAGCTGCCTGGCTGGAAACCTTCGGCCTGGAATTTCCACCGGGGGAAGCGCGATTTGTAGATGGAGGCATCCTTTCCAATTTTCCTGTAAGCATTTTTTATAATCCGGCCATTGAAGTGCCGCGGCTGCCGGTGTTCGGCATTGATCTGGATGATTCAGATCCGGCAGACAACAGCGGGGATATGGGGGCCTGGACCTTTATGGGCTACCTTTCAAGGATCTTCAACACCGTCAGGAATTATTACGATAAGGATTTCCAGTTAAAAAACAAGGTGTACTCCAAGGGCATCGGCACTATATTGCTCCCGGAATTTAACTGGCTGAATTTTTTTATTACAGAAGAGGAAAAGCTGGCCTTATTTGAAAAAGGGGTAGCTGCCGCAGCGGATTTTTTGCTGGGTTTTGACTGGCAGTCGTATAAAAGGGACCGGAGCTTTATGCAGTCAACGCTGGAGCAGCACAGTAACCGGAAAGGGGATTGA